One window of the Sander lucioperca isolate FBNREF2018 chromosome 5, SLUC_FBN_1.2, whole genome shotgun sequence genome contains the following:
- the lim2.3 gene encoding lens intrinsic membrane protein 2.3 isoform X2 → MYSFMGGGLFCAGIGNILLIVSTATDYCVPGKCMTHTDSIAYWDATRAFMILSLLACFIGIVIGVMAFIHYSSFDGFDKTFAAGILFFISCFFVLLAMAVYTGVTVNYYGKRYGSWRFSWSYIMGWVAVVLTFFSGIFYMCAYRMHECPRNSNSR, encoded by the exons ATGTACAGCTTCATGGGAGGTGGCTTGTTCTGTGCCGGAATCGGCAACATACTACTCATTGTCTCTACAGCAACTGAC TACTGTGTGCCTGGGAAATgcatgacacacacagacagcattG CGTACTGGGATGCCACCCGGGCCTTCATGATTCTTTCCCTGCTGGCTTGTTTCATCGGCATTGTGATCGGTGTCATGGCCTTCATCCACTACTCCTCCTTCGACGGGTTTGACAAGACATTTGCAGCTGGCATCCTGTTCTTTATCTCCT GCTTCTTTGTGTTGCTGGCCATGGCTGTCTACACAGGAGTGACAGTGAACTACTATGGTAAACGCTATGGCAGCTGGCGATTCTCCTGGTCCTATATAATGGGCTGGGTGGCAGTGGTGCTCACATTCTTCTCAG GTATCTTCTACATGTGTGCCTATCGGATGCACGAATGCCCAAGAAACTCTAACTCACGCTGA
- the lim2.3 gene encoding lens intrinsic membrane protein 2.3 isoform X1, which yields MYSFMGGGLFCAGIGNILLIVSTATDYWMQYRHSSNYMHQGLWRYCVPGKCMTHTDSIAYWDATRAFMILSLLACFIGIVIGVMAFIHYSSFDGFDKTFAAGILFFISCFFVLLAMAVYTGVTVNYYGKRYGSWRFSWSYIMGWVAVVLTFFSGIFYMCAYRMHECPRNSNSR from the exons ATGTACAGCTTCATGGGAGGTGGCTTGTTCTGTGCCGGAATCGGCAACATACTACTCATTGTCTCTACAGCAACTGACTACTGGATGCAGTACCGTCACTCCAGCAATTACATGCACCAGGGCCTGTGGCGGTACTGTGTGCCTGGGAAATgcatgacacacacagacagcattG CGTACTGGGATGCCACCCGGGCCTTCATGATTCTTTCCCTGCTGGCTTGTTTCATCGGCATTGTGATCGGTGTCATGGCCTTCATCCACTACTCCTCCTTCGACGGGTTTGACAAGACATTTGCAGCTGGCATCCTGTTCTTTATCTCCT GCTTCTTTGTGTTGCTGGCCATGGCTGTCTACACAGGAGTGACAGTGAACTACTATGGTAAACGCTATGGCAGCTGGCGATTCTCCTGGTCCTATATAATGGGCTGGGTGGCAGTGGTGCTCACATTCTTCTCAG GTATCTTCTACATGTGTGCCTATCGGATGCACGAATGCCCAAGAAACTCTAACTCACGCTGA